The Gemmatimonadaceae bacterium DNA segment TTGCGCGCGAAGAGTCCCGGCACACCCGCGACCGTCGCGGGGTTCACCGAGAACAGGTCGCCCGGCACGTGCACCATCTGTGTGAGGCGTCCGGCCACCGGCATATGGATGCGGTGGTAGTCGCGCGGGCTGAGGTAGATCGTCGCGAAGCTGCCGCCGAGGAAGCGTGCGGCTCGGGCGGCATCCCCGCCGAGCAGCGCCGTGGCCGTGTAGTCGTGGCCCTTGGCCTGCACGAGTCGTTCGCCGTCGAGCGCGCCGACGACGCTCACGGCGCCATCTACCGGGCAGACGAAGTCCGCTTGTGCGAGCGGGCGCGCACCCGCGCGCAGCGGGCGCGTGAAGAACTCGTTGAAGCTCGCGTAGCTGGCCGGATCGGGATTCGCGGCCTCGGCCATCTCGACGCCGTAGCGCTTCGCGAACCAGCGGATTGCGGCAGTGGTCACGCCGCCGAGCTCGGCGCTCGCGAAGGCACCGGCACAGACCGTAAGGAGCCGCTTTGGCAGGACGTATTGGAGCGTGACGAACGGAGAGGGCACGGGGGATGCTGTAGAGGACCTTGATTCCTAAAGCTATCGCGACGCGAGGCAGATATGCTCGCAAGTCCCGCGGACCAGAGCCGATGTGCAGCTCGTCCCGCGCGGGGCACGGTCGGTCCCGTAGCGCTGGGATCTCCCGTCCCTGTGCCGGATGCTTCCAGCAGACTGTAGTCTCACGGGCCAACTTCTCTCCAGGTCGCTCCGATGCACGCTCGTCCTGCTATCCCATTTCTCGTGGCGGCGAGCGCGTTGCTCACCGGGCTTGGGTGTGCCCAGGAACCGACCGGGCCGAGCCGCCAGTTCGCGATTCCGGCGAATCCCAAGCTGATTGCCGAGGCCACCGCGTGGGACGGCGCGATGCACGTAGACTGCTGGATCGATTTCTCGGTGCATCTCGAGCCCCGCGGCGACCATTGGTTCGGCACGTGGGGCGGCGAGGCGCACCGCAAGGCGGTCGATGCAACCGGGGCCGGCGTGGCGTACTTCGCTGACGCGTTCAGCCAAGTCCGCGTCGACGTCAGCCCGACCGGTGCCGTGACGTTGGCGACCTACCGCGATGATGCACTGCTGTCGCCCTCAGGCGACAGCCGCTTCTGGGACGGCATCCTGGAGTTCCGCGGGAGGATGGTTCCGGTGGAGCATCCGATCATCGCGGAGGGCGAGTGGTCGTGCCGGCCGATGGATACGCACGATGATAGCATCGGGACGGTGACGGGCATCTGGCAGCTCGTGCGGGAGTACGCGCCGCCGGGTTGAGTGGTACCCGTACACGTTTGCTCGGAGTGACCGCTACCCCTACGTTCTGTTCAGAGGGCAGACCGCACCGCAGCTTCGGCCAGACTTCACCGAGAGAAGATGCAACTGCAGCGCAACAGCGTGCTCGCCGGATGGCGTTGGGGCTCGCTCGCACTCGTAGGGCTTTCAGTCGGCTTGTCGACCCCCGCGCGCGGTGGCGCACAGGCACGAGTCACCATCGATTTCGCCAGCCACGATGCGCGCACGCTACGGCTTGGAGCGCCAGTCTACGCCGCCGCCGAGGATTCTGACGATCGCCCGGAAGCAATGTTCCAATCGATCGCGACGGCGTTTCGCCTCCGCGATGGTCGGCTCATCGTGGCGGACGCTTCGACACGTCGGTTGGCGCTTTACGACCAATCTGGAATCGTCGTCGGGGTCTGGGGAAGGACTGGCGCAGGTCCGGGCGAACGGAGGTCGTTGACCTGGGCCGTGCCTTGGGGTCGTGATTCCGTGATGGTCTACGATCGAAGCCTCCGGCGTCTTACGCTCTACTACGAGGGTGAGGCGGACAACCTGTGGACGCTTGACAGCTTTGGACCCTTCGAGACGCCGACAGACGCCGTCGGTCTGCTTGCGAACGGTACTCTCATCCTGCAGCGCTCCATCGAATTGCCATCGACCGCAGGAAGCGCCAGGAGCCGAGATGTGCTGCTTGCGGCGGACCTCGAGTCCAAGCGTATCCGGCAGATTGCCACCGTCGACGGCGATGAGCAGTTCTTTCGTCGGAGCTCGACAGGCGGTCGCATTCTCGGGACGCCGCCAATCCGGCGCTCCACGGTCGTGGCCGTCGGGCAGGCGGTCGTCGCCGTGGGTGACTCAGATTCCGGACTTGTTCGCGTCGTGAATTTGGCATCGGGGAACCAGACAGAAATCTACGTTCGCGATGGAAACAGAACGTTGACCGAAGCTGGAATCCAGGCGCGTCTGGATGAAATCCTCAGGGAGCGCCCAACCGCCGTGTCGCCGCAGTGGGAACGACTTCAGCGGGAAATGATCTCCGCACAACGGTTCCCGGCGTTCGGCGATGTGCGAATGGACGGCGAAGATCGTGTCTGGATTCAGCGCTGGGATAGGGCGCGGCAAGGAGGCCAGTCCTGGCTCGTACTGGACCTCTCCAACAACCGTCGGTATGCCATAGACCTCCCTCGTTATTGCCGACCGACGCAGATCGTATCCTCACTTCTCACTTGCGTGAACTACGATCCGAGTGAATTGCAGTCCGCACGGTCATTCCGTTTGGAGGAGTCCTCACGCTAGCGAAGCGCGGCAATCGGGCCCGCCAAAGTACGTCAGTGCTTCAGTCGACCGAACCCGACCTGCCCTCCGCCGTATCCACGCGCTCGAACGCGCTAGTCGAGGCGGACTTGAACACTCGGAACAGGTACCAGAGCGACGGCACGAGTACCACGCCTCCGGCGGCAAGGATGATCGCGACCAGCCGTAGCGTCACAACCGGTGCGGCCGCCGACTCGATGCTATGCACACCCGGAATCAGCGCCGGAAACTGCGCCCCGGCCCAACCCCACATCAGCGCGCTCACCTGCACCGCCGCGCCGACACGCGCGAGGCGAAAGCGACGCGTGAACAGCGCGCTGATGGTGCCCAGTGCCACGACTCCCGTGAACAGTTGGAACGGCAGCGCCCACGGACGTGAGAGCAGTGCGTCCGTGACCGCGAGGTCGAACGCGCGCCCGACGAGCAGGGCCAGGCCGGCAAAGGCACCGACTGCGACGGCAGCAGCGAGTGCCATCCGCCGAAAGTCCTCCTGCAACTCGCGCTCCTTGACCTCGACGGTGAGGTACACCGCGGCGAGGAACGCGAACACGGACAGCGTCAGACCGCCAATGGCGAACGCGAACGCCGTGAACCACGGCCGCACGTAGGTCGCGACGAAGTCACCGCCCTCGGGCAACGCGAGTGCGCCGCTCACCAAGGCTCCGACGCAGACGCCGAGCAGCACCGGCGTGATGGTGCTGGACAC contains these protein-coding regions:
- the psd gene encoding phosphatidylserine decarboxylase (Phosphatidylserine decarboxylase is synthesized as a single chain precursor. Generation of the pyruvoyl active site from a Ser is coupled to cleavage of a Gly-Ser bond between the larger (beta) and smaller (alpha chains). It is an integral membrane protein.), coding for MPSPFVTLQYVLPKRLLTVCAGAFASAELGGVTTAAIRWFAKRYGVEMAEAANPDPASYASFNEFFTRPLRAGARPLAQADFVCPVDGAVSVVGALDGERLVQAKGHDYTATALLGGDAARAARFLGGSFATIYLSPRDYHRIHMPVAGRLTQMVHVPGDLFSVNPATVAGVPGLFARNERVVCHFETAFGPFALVLVGATIVGSMATIWHGVVNPPRPGIVRSWEYAERGADAVELAQGAEMGRFLLGSTVVMLFPAPGVRFTDGWAPARPTRMGEAMASLAR
- a CDS encoding cytochrome d ubiquinol oxidase subunit II, which gives rise to MTLPYLLAGITMLALNAYVLLGGADFGAGVWDLLAHGPRAARQRAAIEQGIGPIWEANHVWVILVVVLLFTCFPPVYAHLSIALHIPISLLLVGIVLRGSAFTFRAYDSTQSPVQKHWGRIFSVSSTITPVLLGVCVGALVSGALALPEGGDFVATYVRPWFTAFAFAIGGLTLSVFAFLAAVYLTVEVKERELQEDFRRMALAAAVAVGAFAGLALLVGRAFDLAVTDALLSRPWALPFQLFTGVVALGTISALFTRRFRLARVGAAVQVSALMWGWAGAQFPALIPGVHSIESAAAPVVTLRLVAIILAAGGVVLVPSLWYLFRVFKSASTSAFERVDTAEGRSGSVD